The sequence below is a genomic window from Colletotrichum destructivum chromosome 4, complete sequence.
ACATTGTAGATGTAGCAGTAGACGAGAAGTAGAGCAACGGTTCCCTTGACAGCACCAGGAGTGCCTGCGACGGCAAGACCGCCGGTGATCATCAAGAGAACGGTCAACGTGCACATACCCCACAATGTGAGGCCACGACGTCCGACTCTGTCGATGAGGAACCACGCGGTGATGTTGCCAAGCATGGACAGAACCTGCTGCACTATGGCAAGCTTGAAGCTTTCCTTCGGGCTGTATCCGGCAATCTGCTGGTAGTATGTCGCGTACgaggcgacgaagaagactCCGCACAACGCCTGGATGCTGAGAGGGGCAACAGAAATGATGGTACGGCGGAGATTGGACTTGCGGAAGCACTCGGCGAAGCTGGCACCTTCAGTCTCCTTGCGcacctcggcgagggtcAGAGCAATGACGGAGATCCGCTTCTCAACCTGAACGGCGTCGTAtccgagacgggcgagagaCCTGGCGGCCTTTTGCATCTTGCCCTTGTTGACCAACCACCACGGTGACTCGGgcatgaagaagagaaagagtgCACCCAGACCACTGACGCCGTACTGGGATACGAAGATGGTGCGATAAGCCCAGCGGTCCTCTCTGGCACCCGTCTCATTGACGACCAAGGAGACGATGAAGGGGCCGATGGtgaaggcgatggcggcggcggcggtcatGATGCCGCGAAGAGCTAGGGGTGCGACCTCGCCGATGTACGTCATGCTGACGGTGATGAAGGCGCCAATGGGGAATCCCGCGATCAGCTTTCCGGCAAAGAAGATCTCGTTGGTCGTGCTTATGGTCTCGAGGGTGAtgccgacgaagatgaagatgtAGCTGATGAAATACGTCCACTTGCGGCCGATACGATCAGCTACGTAGCCAGCACCGAGGGAACCGATGACGGCGCTAGAATCGAGGAACAAGCCGTTGGTTAGTCACGCCGTCATCTTGTACGGAAAATCTCTCTCTACACGGAAACAGCGAAGACTCACGATGCCACGGGCGCTCCGCTGTACGCCGATTGCCACTTGGCTGGAAGAACATAGTCGCCCTCGAAAAAAGACCCAAAGTCTTTGCGGAACTGCGGGATGCCAATGACCGTGCCACCAGCTTGGTTGTCGAAACTGGTGAGAATGAGGACATAGATGGCATAGAGACACCAGGCGAATGCCCACGGTTGGGTTCTGATGGCTTGGAAGACAGTTTGCTCATGGTCCTCGGCAGTCACCGCGTGGCCAATATCCTCAACGTGCTCGCCCTTGGCAgcggcgatgtcgtccttgtcggcgaccGAGGCCGGATATGCTTCGGGGGAGTTGTTCTCTCCCATGGTGTGTCGAATGGGATGTGGCCCTCCTCAGTCTCGGACAATGGGGTAacaaagagaaagaaggaaaaaaacaGCAACTCGGACCAAAGAATTTAAGTTTGAGGGGGAATCCGGGGATGAAAGAAGCACCGACAATCTGGGGAAGCTGTGTCTGGGGAACTGGGGCGAGATACCACAGAGCCGGGAATGTCCCCGGTTCTTATTGTCAGGGACTTTACAGGCCTCGTCCGGATGGAGGTGGTTGTAGGCACTTCTTCGGATCAACGTCGTCTCAATGATGGTCCGACAATAGTTCATGGCGCCagcctctttctctcttggACATCCTTGGCTGGCTACAGGTCAAGCCTCATCTCGGGGACTGACTTCTCGCCAACGTACGTGTTCACCACGTGGTTGACTGTtgcgggggaggggccggTTAACAAAGCCGTTGTCGGATGGTGCTTGCATGATGGCGTTGCGTTTCATTGACAGCTTGGTCTTGCCGCCGACACATTCCTTGGCTAAGAGAAGTCGGCCGCGTACTGAGGTAGCTGGCGAAATGACTGACTCGGGCTGCTCAGCAGTTGCGTTCCGAAGAATAACCAAATGGATGCTGGTTGGTAGTGTCTTGGTAGCTGCTAGCCTCAAGAGTACTAGCCAAGTTGGGTGCTTGCGATGTCACCAGCAACCACTTGGTCTGGCCTAAACGCGTTTTGATTCACCCCCGTCGTTTCGGTAGTTCCGTCAAGAAGGCGACTTTGAATGGCCATACCGCGGTTTGTACACGAGAATCGCAGATGAAAGATGCGGGGTTTGACAATGTGTGCTAAGAGACTGTCGTGTTTCGTTTCCTTGTCTCTCTTCTATGGCAAGCGGCATCAAGCTCACTGTCGTGAGACGCCTTCATCAGGAAACTTGGATTCGttgcagccgcagccgcagccgcagccgcagccacTCTTCGCGGGGGGAGAGTTGGTTTCTTCAAGGGTGGAGCTGTTCATACTGCACCAAGTCATCATAGCCGAAGAACTTGGAGTCCATCCGCATATTCCCCCGCAGTTCTACCGCTGTTGAACCCTCTTTGATCTCAGCTGACCTGGCAAATCTCGTTGCATAATGCTTACTGTACACCATTTGCCGGGTTTCTCCTCGGTACTGTGCTCCCCCGCACGCTCAATACCAAGAGTTCGTCTCCACGCCGACATCGCCATGGGTCCAAAAGTCCCCCCGATTGAGCAATCAGAAGCGTCAGCCACGTTGCCCCAGTCCAGGAATGGTCCGAGTGGGTGC
It includes:
- a CDS encoding Putative major facilitator, sugar transporter, major facilitator superfamily, with the protein product MGENNSPEAYPASVADKDDIAAAKGEHVEDIGHAVTAEDHEQTVFQAIRTQPWAFAWCLYAIYVLILTSFDNQAGGTVIGIPQFRKDFGSFFEGDYVLPAKWQSAYSGAPVASAVIGSLGAGYVADRIGRKWTYFISYIFIFVGITLETISTTNEIFFAGKLIAGFPIGAFITVSMTYIGEVAPLALRGIMTAAAAIAFTIGPFIVSLVVNETGAREDRWAYRTIFVSQYGVSGLGALFLFFMPESPWWLVNKGKMQKAARSLARLGYDAVQVEKRISVIALTLAEVRKETEGASFAECFRKSNLRRTIISVAPLSIQALCGVFFVASYATYYQQIAGYSPKESFKLAIVQQVLSMLGNITAWFLIDRVGRRGLTLWGMCTLTVLLMITGGLAVAGTPGAVKGTVALLLVYCYIYNVTIGATAYSLLTEVATSRLRAKTAAMALALQNSLFTMWAFVIPFLFNPDQANLGAKVSFIFGGLSVLSTIYLWFYQPEVAGRSYEELDEMFIKKIPAREFKSHTTEVQKSQRMAADDLGHAK